In Candidatus Nitrospira nitrificans, the following are encoded in one genomic region:
- a CDS encoding zinc ribbon domain-containing protein: MNFCSACGKSVTQKVPLGDNLPRFVCETCQAIHYHNPKIVAGCIPEWEDQILLCRRAIEPRLGLWTYPAGFMELGEGTEQAAMRETLEEAQAQVTITRLHSVLSLPRIGQVYMTFIGRLQSKQFSAGFESLDVQLFPRHAIPWEEIAFPVVEAALRHYIEDVARGTFELHVADVLGTIN; encoded by the coding sequence ATGAATTTTTGCAGCGCCTGTGGAAAGTCTGTGACCCAAAAGGTTCCGCTCGGCGATAACCTGCCTCGGTTCGTGTGCGAAACCTGCCAGGCTATTCATTACCATAATCCGAAGATCGTCGCGGGCTGTATTCCGGAATGGGAAGATCAAATCCTTTTATGCCGGCGGGCCATCGAGCCGAGATTGGGCCTCTGGACCTATCCGGCTGGTTTCATGGAACTCGGCGAAGGGACCGAACAGGCGGCGATGCGGGAGACGCTCGAGGAGGCGCAGGCGCAGGTGACCATTACGCGGCTCCATTCCGTATTGAGCTTGCCTCGCATCGGGCAGGTCTACATGACCTTCATCGGCCGTCTTCAGAGCAAGCAGTTCAGCGCAGGGTTTGAAAGTCTGGATGTGCAGCTCTTTCCCCGCCACGCAATCCCCTGGGAGGAGATCGCCTTTCCGGTGGTAGAGGCGGCCTTGCGTCATTACATCGAAGACGTGGCACGGGGGACGTTTGAGCTGCATGTCGCCGATGTGCTGGGGACCATCAACTGA